The Montipora foliosa isolate CH-2021 chromosome 1, ASM3666993v2, whole genome shotgun sequence genome has a window encoding:
- the LOC137970266 gene encoding uncharacterized protein, protein MTKTNSTSSLVNVATKSREIARAKQAGSSESFSRRPVVNDLLTRKSKENMSDTDILDDQEEDLRPEGTEHTHLMSLLAKMNKNMATMSDSLRELHDKRRHVVSADLGDHTAEPANKAAKTAENDPADLVSSAVKNLLDSEESGNTEGELSSQESLLDSLAKWLDSQERTSDPVNKKLAEVANVCWLKKLGDDQYKETTGKYFRPENCKKVVVTKVNEEIWGKLSRNAKSRDVKFSRLQSNVTKAGCVVLNTAESLLNLSAKAHKSLAGELHNLLVQATDAIQLLGHASFEIAQLRREDIKPQLNREYGDLCSANVPVTEWLFGDDLQTKLTHIRTANRVGSTASQAHGFHRRGNRAGSKAPANSTSSFLSRATPTPPSGRPNQPSWNNRGQSYRGKQQSDQTQRK, encoded by the coding sequence ATGACAAAGACGAATTCTACTTCGTCATTGGTCAATGTCGctacgaagtcacgtgagatagcGCGCGCAAAGCAAGCAGGCAGTTCAGAGTCGTTTTCAAGAAGGCCGGTGGTCAACGACTTGTTGACCCGTAAAAGCAAGGAAAACATGAGCGACACGGATATTTTGGACGATCAAGAGGAAGATCTACGGCCAGAGGGCACAGAGCATACCCACCTTATGAGCTTGCTAgcgaaaatgaacaaaaatatgGCTACAATGAGCGACTCGCTCAGGGAGTTACACGATAAACGACGTCACGTTGTTAGTGCCGACCTCGGCGATCACACGGCAGAACCTGCCAATAAGGCCGCAAAGACGGCCGAGAATGACCCAGCTGACCTTGTTTCGTCGGCTGTTAAGAACCTCTTAGATTCCGAGGAAAGCGGAAATACTGAGGGCGAGCTATCCAGCCAGGAATCGTTGCTAGACAGCCTTGCAAAGTGGCTCGATTCACAAGAGCGGACCTCTGATCCAGTAAACAAGAAGTTAGCCGAAGTGGCGAATGTCTGCTGGTTGAAAAAGCTCGGTGACGACCAGTACAAAGAAACAACTGGCAAGTACTTTAGacctgaaaattgtaaaaaggtCGTAGTAACAAAAGTCAATGAAGAAATTTGGGGAAAATTGTCTCGTAATGCCAAATCGCGAGACGTCAAATTTTCCCGCCTACAAAGTAACGTGACGAAGGCCGGCTGTGTGGTATTGAATACCGCCGAATCACTACTCAATCTATCGGCTAAAGCTCACAAAAGCTTAGCTGGTGAACTGCATAACTTGTTGGTGCAAGCCACAGATGCAATACAACTCCTAGGCCATGCGAGCTTCGAGATTGCTCAGCTTCGGAGGGAAGACATCAAACCTCAACTAAACAGGGAGTATGGCGACCTCTGCTCGGCCAATGTGCCGGTGACCGAGTGGTTGTTTGGCGATGATCTTCAAACCAAGCTCACGCATATTCGTACTGCCAACAGAGTTGGAAGTACCGCTAGCCAAGCCCATGGATTCCACAGGAGGGGAAATCGTGCTGGATCAAAGGCGCCAGCCAACAGTACGAGCTCTTTTTTATCGAGAGCGACGCCGACGCCGCCATCAGGGCGGCCAAACCAGCCCTCGtggaacaaccgaggccagtcGTATCGCGGGAAACAACAAAGCGACCAAACACAGCGGAAATAG